ATAACCTGGTTTTTCCGTTCATAGTACCCCGTGGCGCCGCAAATATCACAGGCGTCAAGGCCGACCCCATAGGCAATTTCGTTTTTCCGTATCACAATAAACCGTACCTCGGTATTGTCAGAAGCGGTAAACGCAAAACGGTGAAGATGCCCATCACTGACCTGTTCAATGGGGATGATGATCTCATCCCCCACTATGCTCATGGGCTCCGCCGGAGAGAGGGTCACCCCCCGCTCGGTATAGGATTTGAGCGCCGTAAGGGAAAACAGGGAAACTGCGAATCCCAGGGCTACTGCAAGACTCCAACGCCGGTTCCCGCGCATGGCGGCCCGGATCTTCCGGTGTTCTGCGGGGTTGTGGTAATTCTGACTGGGGTAAAAACTCTTCACAAACAGGATGACCGGCAGGAGAAAACTTATCCCCATGATCACATAAAGAAAAAATACATTATTGTTAATCGCCACAACAATTATTCTGAAAAGCCAGCGGATCATGGGTATGATACGCCGGGCAAAGAGGAACTGTATAATCGACGATAACTGATTTACCATATTGACCACAAGGCCAACAGTAAGGAATAGGCTTAAGAGTTTATCCGGCAAGACCATACCGGCGTTAAACAGGGCCAGGGCGGTAACCAAAACAATGCCAATGCCCGCAAAGAACCCTATGGTTTTAAAAAGAAAATCCGTACTAAAGATACTTTCCCCCGCCAGGAGGAACTCCGTTGGGTACAGGAATATTGTGGGCAGAACGTAAAAAAACAGGGCTGCGGTAAGGATGGCGCTTGCATAATCCAGAGCCCGGCGGTGTAGTTTTGGAAAGTTTTTTTCCAGTACTCCCCAATGGAGCAGGATAAGGATGATCCCCGTCACTATGGCGATGGACAAAGTCCAGGTATTAAAAAAACCCCGGTTAATGAGGGCGGTGGTTCGCCGCAAAACCGCAAGGATCGCCGATGCGGCAACTCCGGTTATACTTCCGGCGGCCAGCCACTTCTTCCGGTCGTGATCACCCCTTTTAAAAAGAACTGCAAACAACAAAGCTGCAAGAACCGCCGTTGCCAGCGAAGTCTGCACAACCTGAATGAGATACCTAAACATGAAACCCCTTTCTTCTTCCCGCGAATACTCAAACGGCAGAGGACTTTAGCGGTGATACGGTATCACGTACTAAAGTCCTCTGTAAATACTCTAACCTAAAGCAATTCTACTACCACTGCGGCCCCGCGTAGGCCACTTTCCATTCAGCAACCAGGGGCTGGCCCCAGAAACGGCCGGGTACGCCGGTGGTCTTGTCCACGTGAAGCACATAGCCCTGGGCTTCGGGATTCTGGATGAAGAATTTGACCGTATAATCCCCGATGCCGTTGAGTTTAACATTGGCGCCGTAGTGGGGGCCGTCGCTGGCATTCATGGGCATAAAAGTCCCTTCGATTTTCCAGCCATTGGCCTGGGCAATCTCATACTTG
The window above is part of the Treponema primitia ZAS-1 genome. Proteins encoded here:
- a CDS encoding Fe-S-containing protein; translated protein: MFRYLIQVVQTSLATAVLAALLFAVLFKRGDHDRKKWLAAGSITGVAASAILAVLRRTTALINRGFFNTWTLSIAIVTGIILILLHWGVLEKNFPKLHRRALDYASAILTAALFFYVLPTIFLYPTEFLLAGESIFSTDFLFKTIGFFAGIGIVLVTALALFNAGMVLPDKLLSLFLTVGLVVNMVNQLSSIIQFLFARRIIPMIRWLFRIIVVAINNNVFFLYVIMGISFLLPVILFVKSFYPSQNYHNPAEHRKIRAAMRGNRRWSLAVALGFAVSLFSLTALKSYTERGVTLSPAEPMSIVGDEIIIPIEQVSDGHLHRFAFTASDNTEVRFIVIRKNEIAYGVGLDACDICGATGYYERKNQVICRLCDVVMNISTIGFKGGCNPVPLAYAIRGGSMVVRTGDLENEKGRFK